Proteins encoded together in one Primulina tabacum isolate GXHZ01 unplaced genomic scaffold, ASM2559414v2 Contig434, whole genome shotgun sequence window:
- the LOC142534234 gene encoding uncharacterized protein LOC142534234 produces MAQYEDDWFKQRYNNYCKLIRHNSGFGWDSVTKKFTAKDEVWDDYFKSHPKHEHYRTDTFEDYEDLRIAVGTGTATGKYSIGLGDDTDARTFDIEENRETNLLDDYVFDYDSGEFVQSDKQESSHQLPFFEDSALPLSPQPRSSEDCIGAIDGTHIPAIVFGHDTNSYRNRHRTIFQNVLAACNFDLEFIYVFSGWEGSAHDSNILADALSRNNGLKVSQGKIFLLDCGYANRRQFLPLFRGVRYHLQEFTGQGRHPEDTKELFNLHHASLRNVIERIFGIFKSRFKIFKTAHPFPYTTQAELVLACAGLHNFLRKECRSDEFPAEPENEVPQPSSKQIYEDKNFDQIFGTEEQQRTNANAWRDTIANRIWSDVDHIHNNEP; encoded by the exons ATGGCGCAATACGAGGATGAC TGGTTCAAACAACGATACAACAATTATTGTAAGCTTATACGTCATAACTCTGGTTTTGGATGGGATTCCGTGACAAAGAAATTCACTGCTAAAGATGAAGTATGGGATGATTATTTCAAG TCTCATCCTAAACATGAACATTATCGGACAGACACTTTTGAGGATTATGAAGATTTGAGAATTGCGGTCGGGACTGGAACTGCTACTGGAAAATACTCAATTGGACTAGGAGATGATACTGATGCAAGAACATTTGATATAGAAGAAAATAGGGAAACTAATTTATTAGATGATTATGTCTTTGATTATGATAGTGGTGAATTCGTGCAAAGTGACAAACAAGAATCTTCACACCAGCTTCCATTTTTTGAAGACTCTGCTTTACCATTATCCCCTCAGCCCAGAAGTTCAGAG GATTGCATTGGGGCTATTGATGGCACTCATATTCCAGCAATAGTGTTTGGGCATGATACTAACAGTTATCGTAATCGTCACAGGACAATTTTTCAAAATGTTTTAGCAGCTTGTAACTTtgatttagaatttatttatgtGTTCAGTGGGTGGGAGGGATCTGCCCATGATTCAAACATATTGGCAGatgctttatcaagaaataacGGGCTTAAAGTGTCACAAG gtaaaatttttttattggatTGTGGATATGCAAATAGACGTCAATTCTTGCCTCTTTTTAGAGGTGTTCGTTATCATCTCCAAGAATTCACTGGCCAAGGTCGTCACCCTGAAGATACAAAAGAGTTGTTCAATCTTCATCATGCCTCTTTGAGAAACGTCATTGAAAGGATATTCGGTATATTTAAATCGCggttcaaaatattcaaaactgCTCATCCATTTCCATATACAACACAGGCGGAGCTTGTATTGGCTTGTGCCGGATTGCACAATTTTCTTCGAAAGGAGTGTCGGTCTGATGAATTTCCAGCTGAACCAGAGAATGAAGTTCCACAACCTTCATCAAAACAAATTTACGAGGATAAAAACTTTGATCAAATATTTGGCACTGAAGAACAACAACGAACAAATGCAAATGCATGGAGAGATACTATAGCAAACAGAATATGGAGTGACGTTGATCATATTCACAATAACGAACCTTag
- the LOC142534236 gene encoding protein MIZU-KUSSEI 1-like, which translates to MGDQTPPQTPTSSSSSSSAAPPPQALTLLQPSSKKKTKPVKVFRVFRSVFRSFPIITPVCKLPSLPGGRLPETHGAAAGVRVTGTLFGYRKGRVSLSIQENPRILPMLVLELAMQTQVLQKEMSLGMVRIALECEKRSEKDKTKLVDEPLWTMFCNGKKIGYGVKREATEEDLHVMEVLKAVSMGAGVLPGKSEVEGPDGEMAYMRAHFERVVGSKDSETLYMLSPDGNNGPELSIFFVRI; encoded by the coding sequence ATGGGAGATCAAACTCCACCACAGACGCCGACCTCGTCCTCCTCCTCTTCCTCCGCGGCACCACCGCCCCAGGCTTTAACTCTCCTTCAGCCCTCTTCCAAGAAGAAAACCAAGCCAGTCAAAGTATTCCGCGTCTTCCGCTCCGTCTTCCGATCTTTCCCCATCATAACCCCTGTCTGCAAACTCCCCTCCCTTCCAGGCGGCCGCCTCCCAGAAACACATGGCGCCGCCGCTGGAGTTAGAGTCACCGGGACCCTCTTCGGATACCGTAAAGGCCGTGTCAGCCTCTCCATTCAAGAGAACCCCCGAATTCTACCTATGCTGGTGTTGGAGCTGGCAATGCAGACCCAGGTTCTGCAGAAGGAGATGAGTTTGGGGATGGTGCGCATCGCCTTGGAATGCGAGAAACGGTCGGAGAAAGACAAGACGAAGCTTGTGGATGAGCCTCTGTGGACGATGTTTTGCAACGGGAAGAAGATTGGGTACGGCGTGAAGCGGGAGGCTACGGAGGAGGACTTGCATGTGATGGAGGTGCTGAAGGCGGTGTCCATGGGAGCGGGGGTTCTTCCGGGGAAGTCGGAGGTGGAGGGACCCGACGGGGAGATGGCGTACATGCGGGCTCATTTCGAGAGAGTGGTGGGATCCAAGGATTCAGAGACGCTATACATGTTGAGTCCAGATGGTAATAATGGACCTGAATTGAGTATTTTTTTTGTAAGGATatga